From Dermochelys coriacea isolate rDerCor1 chromosome 8, rDerCor1.pri.v4, whole genome shotgun sequence, the proteins below share one genomic window:
- the PCDH1 gene encoding protocadherin-1 isoform X2: MEKPEEPRTRRSPQATPVQRRMTWLAACLGLWLFLQLPILGAGTRVVYKVQEEQPPNTLIGSLAADYGFPDVGHLYKLEVGAPYLRVDGKTGDIYTTETSIDRESLRECQSQFPGDHCFLEFEVSITDLMMNSSPRLLEGQIEVLDINDNTPNFASPVITLAIPENTNIGALFPIPLAMDRDAGANGVASYELLAGPEAQELFGLQVAEDQDEKQPQLIVMGNLDREQWDSYDLTIKVQDGGSPPRASSALLRITILDMNDNTPKFEKALYEAELSENSPVGHSVLQVKANDSDQGANAEIDYSFHQATDMVRRLLHLDRTTGLITVQGPIDREDVNILKFSVLAKDKGANPKSARTQVVVTVKDMNDNAPSIEIRGIGLVTHQDGMANISEDVPVETAVALVQVSDQDEGENAVVTCVVAGDVPFQLRQASETGSDSKKKYFLQTTTPLDYEAVKEYIIEIVAVDSGNPPLSSTNSLKVQVVDVNDNAPVFSQSHTEVAFPENNAPEDLVVEVSASDADSGSNAKLVYSLVMDPSSKGFFSIDPDSGEIRVKTVLDREQRERYEFLVVAADKGSPSLKGTASVAINVMDRNDNDPKFMLSSYNFSVMENMPPLSPVGMVTVIDADKGDNARIQLSVEQDNGDFVIQNGTGTILSSISFDREQQSTYTFRLKAVDGGDPPRSAYVGVTINVLDENDNAPFITSPSNASYKHILPYTSPGQQVSKVKAEDIDSGVNAELTYSITGGNPFELFQISSQSGDITLEKEILRKHHGLHRLVVRVNDRGKPSRHGTALVHFYINETLANRTLLETLLGHSLDTPLDIDIAGDPEYERNKQRSNILFGVIAGIVAVTLVIVLVVLVCYCRQREAKSGYQAGKKETKDLYAPKQGNKNSKSKGKVKKSKSPKPPKPSEDEDETGLQKSLKFNLMNDSVSDSPRIHLPLNYPPGSPDLGRHYRSNSPLPSIQLQPQSPSASKKHQVVQDLPATNTFVGTGDNNSMGSEQYSDYSYRTNPQKYTNKQLPHRRVTFSAANQAQDLQDPSQHSYYDSGLEESETPSSKSSSGPRIGPLALPEDHYERTTPDGSIGEMEHPENESPERNRL; the protein is encoded by the exons atggagaAGCCAGAGGAGCCGCGCACTCGGCGCTCCCCGCAAGCAA CCCCTGTCCAGCGCAGGATGACGTGGCTGGCAGCCTGCCTGGGCCTGtggctcttcctgcagctccctaTCCTGGGCGCTGGGACACGGGTGGTCTACAAAGTGCAGGAGGAACAGCCGCCCAACACACTCAttgggagcttggctgccgacTATGGCTTTCCTGACGTGGGGCATCTCTACAAGTTGGAAGTGGGGGCCCCCTACCTGCGTGTGGATGGCAAGACTGGGGACATTTACACCACGGAGACCTCCATTGACCGGGAGAGCCTGCGGGAGTGCCAGAGCCAGTTCCCAGGGGACCACTGCTTCTTGGAGTTCGAGGTGTCCATCACGGACCTGATGATGAACAGCAGCCCGCGCCTGCTGGAGGGCCAGATCGAGGTGCTGGACATCAACGACAACACGCCCAACTTCGCCTCGCCCGTCATCACGCTGGCCATTCCTGAGAACACCAACATCGGGGcactcttccccatccccctggCCATGGACCGCGATGCAGGAGCCAACGGGGTTGCCTCCTatgagctcctggctgggcccGAGGCGCAGGAGCTCTTTGGCCTACAGGTGGCTGAGGATCAGGAtgagaagcagccacagctgattGTCATGGGGAACCTGGACCGAGAGCAGTGGGACTCCTATGACCTGACCATCAAGGTGCAGGATGGAGGCAGCCCACCACGGGCGAGCAGCGCCCTGCTGCGCATAACCATCCTGGACATGAACGACAACACCCCCAAGTTCGAGAAGGCCCTGTACGAAGCGGAGCTCTCAGAGAACAGCCCTGTGGGGCACTCCGTCCTTCAG gTGAAAGCCAACGACTCagatcagggtgccaatgccgaGATTGACTACTCCTTCCACCAGGCCACAGACATGGTGCGCCGCCTGCTGCACCTGGACAGGACCACGGGCCTCATCACTGTGCAGGGGCCCATTGACCGGGAGGACGTCAATATCCTCAAGTTCTCTGTCCTGGCTAAGGACAAGGGCGCCAATCCCAAGAGTGCCCGCACCCAGGTGGTGGTGACCGTCAAGGACATGAATGACAATGCCCCCTCCATTGAAATCCGGGGCATTGGCCTTGTCACCCATCAGGACGGCATGGCCAACATCTCCGAAGACGTGCCTGTGGAGACGGCCGTGGCTCTGGTACAGGTATCTGACCAGGATGAGGGTGAGAACGCTGTGGTCacctgtgtggttgctggcgatgTCCCGTTCCAGCTGAGACAGGCCAGTGAGACGGGCAGTGACAGCAAGAAGAAGTACTTCCTGCAGACCACCACGCCGCTGGACTACGAGGCGGTAAAGGAGTACATCATAGAGATCGTGGCTGTGGACTCGGGGAACCCGCCCCTCTCCAGCACCAACTCTCTCAAGGTGCAGGTGGTGGATGTGAATGACAACGCCCCAGTCTTCAGCCAAAGCCACACCGAGGTGGCCTTCCCCGAGAACAATGCCCCTGAGGACCTGGTGGTGGAGGTGAGCGCCAGCGACGCTGACAGCGGCTCCAATGCCAAGCTGGTTTACTCTCTGGTCATGGACCCCTCCTCCAAGGGCTTTTTCTCCATCGACCCTGACTCAGGCGAGATCCGAGTGAAGACGGTGCTGGACCGGGAGCAGAGGGAGCGCTACGAATTCCTAGTGGTGGCAGCTGACAAGGGCAGCCCCAGTCTCAAGGGCACTGCATCTGTGGCCATCAATGTCATGGACAGGAATGACAACGACCCCAAGTTTATGCTGAGCAGCTACAACTTCTCAGTGATGGAGAACATGCCTCCCCTTAGTCCGGTGGGCATGGTGACAGTGATTGATGCTGACAAGGGCGACAACGCCCGAATCCAGCTGTCAGTGGAGCAGGACAACGGGGACTTTGTCATCCAGAATGGCACTGGCACCATCCTCTCCAGCATCTCCTTTGACCGGGAGCAGCAGAGCACATACACCTTTCGGCTCAAAGCTGTGGATGGTGGGGACCCTCCCAGATCCGCCTACGTGGGGGTGACCATCAACGTGCTGGACGAGAATGACAATGCCCCTTTCATCACCTCCCCTTCCAATGCCTCTTACAAGCACATCCTGCCCTACACCAGCCCCGGGCAGCAGGTCAGCAAGGTCAAGGCCGAGGACATTGACTCGGGGGTCAATGCAGAGCTGACTTACAGCATCACGGGGGGTAACCCCTTCGAGCTGTTCCAGATCTCGTCGCAGAGCGGGGACATCACGCTGGAGAAGGAGATCCTGCGCAAGCACCATGGCCTGCACCGCTTGGTGGTGCGGGTCAATGACAGGGGCAAGCCCTCGCGCCACGGCACCGCACTGGTGCACTTCTACATCAATGAGACCCTGGCCAACCGCACGTTGCTGGAGACCCTGCTGGGACACAGCCTGGACACGCCGCTGGACATCGACATTGCCGGTGACCCCGAGTACGAGCGCAACAAGCAGCGCAGCAACATCCTCTTTGGCGTCATTGCCGGCATCGTGGCCGTCACCCTGGTCATTGTACTGGTGGTGCTGGTGTGCTACTGCCGGCAGAGGGAGGCCAAGAGCGGCTACCAGGCGGGCAAGAAAGAGACCAAGGACTTGTATGCCCCCAAGCAGGGCAACAAGAACAGCAAGAGCAAGGGCAAAGTGAAGAAGAGCAAGTCCCCCAAACCGCCCAAACCATCTGAGGATGAGGATGAGACAGGGCTGCAGAAGTCCCTCAAGTTCAACCTCATGAACGACTCTGTCAGTGATAGCCCCCGCATCCACCTGCCTCTCAACTACCCTCCCGGGAGTCCGGACCTGGGGCGCCACTACCGCTCCAACTCCCCACTGCCCTCcatccagctgcagccccagtcACCCTCCGCCTCTAAGAAGCACCAGGTGGTGCAGGACCTGCCTGCCACTAACACCTTTGTGGGCACTGGGGACAACAACTCAATGGGCTCCGAACAGTACTCTGACTACAGCTACCGCACCAACCCCCAGAAATACACCAACAAGCAG